AGgcatgcttggcagcatagattgtatgcactgggagtggaagaactgtccatttgcttggcagggccaGTACAAGGGGCATGTCAACGGGTGCACTGTCATATTAGAAGCGGTGGCATCACAGGATCTTTGGATATGACATTCTTTCTTCGGCATGGCAGGTTCTCACAATGATATCAGCGTGCTGCAGCGTTCTCCGATCTTCGCGAGGCTTGCAGAAGGCCACTCCCCACCTGTCAACTTTGAGATCAACGGCCACCAGTACAACAAGGGATACTATCTAGCAGATGGTATATATCCTCAGTGGTCAACTTTTGTGAAGACAATCTCGAAACCCCAAGGTGAGAAGAGAAAGAGATTTGCCCAAATGTAAGAAAGTGTTAGAAAGGATTGTAACGTGCTTTTGGTGTGCTTCAATCCCGGTGGGGTATCGTTCGAAACCCTGCACTGTCATGGGATGAAAGGAAGctttgggaggtgatgactgcttgtgtgatcatgcacaacatgatcgtcgaGGACGAGCGTGATGAGAGTATCTTCGACCAAGGATTTGATTATCAAGGTGAAAATATTGAGCTCCTGCACCAAGACCCGGCCACATTTGAACAGTTTGCCTAATTCCACCGTGAGATGCGTGATTGACACACTCATTTGAATCTTCAAAATGACTTGGTTGAGCACGTGTGGATCacattggcaaccaatagatgtattggTTCATTTTATGTTCATTCAAAACAATTTTGATTtggttgtaaaactattttattagagACAATTTTGATTGGGTTGTAAAACTATTTTTATTTTCAGACAATTAATATTTGGACATGCAAACTTGTTTTGATATGAAAATATGAACATTTTTGGCCCTGGCGGACAGGATGGGGCAAACGGATGCGGCCGCGCGCCCTGCGCGCttggcgcacggccaccgcatcccaggACAGGCCCGGACATGACCCATTGCCCTACTCAAACGGACTGATTCCGGGCAAAGCGGACGTCCGTTTgaggtcgcgcggtggagttggcctaaatCCGGAGTGATTTCCTCTGCTGTTGTTATTCTGTCGGATCTCGGACGAGAGCCTGCAAACCCTAGTCCCGCTCGCTTCACTCTTCTTGCCCGCGGCAGGCCCAAAATCCAGTTCCCCTCTCCCATTCCCACCGCCGGCCGGCCGCCACATCCGCGCCAATGGCCTCGCCTTCGCCTCCCCCCACGCCGCCCACCGCCGACGAGCCTCCGCCTCCGCCTACTCCTGACGGAGATGCCCCCTCCCCGCCCACGGACGCCGAATCCCCCCCGCCGCTCCCGGAGGCCGACGCCCCTGCCGCGCCGCCCCcggacgccgacgccgacgccccgCCTCTGCAGCAGCCGCACCTCCCGGACGGCATCCTGGAGGACATCTTCCTGCGGCTCACGACGGCAGCAGACGTCGCGCGGGCGTCGGCCGCCTGCGCCTCCTTCCGGGCCATCACGTCGGCCCTCCCGTTCCGGCGCCGCTTCCGCGCGCTCCACAGGGCCCCGGTGCTCGGCTTCCTCCGGGAGGACTTCTACGCGGCGCGCCCGCCGCACCCATCCGCCCCGGCCGCGCGCGCCCTCGCGCGGGCAGCCGACTTCGCCTTCTCCTTCCTCCCCGACGACGCCGCGTGCTGGAGCCCCCGGGACGCGCGCGACGGCCGCGTGCTCTTCTCCGCCGTGCCCAGCTCCCACGGCCGCGGCAGCTTCGCCGACGCCACCTCCACCACCTTCGTCGACCTCGTCGTCGCCGACCCGCTCTCCCGCCGCTGCGTCCGCGTCCCGCCCGTGCCCGACGACCTGGCGGCCCCCGTTCTGCGGTGGGGCATGCTCGACTTCGAGCCCTTCCTCGCGCCGGCCAGCGCCGAGGACCTGCGCGACGAGGGCGCGCCCTTCAGGGTCATCGGCAAGGTGCTGTGCGAGGACAGGGTCGCCGTGTTCGCCTTCTCCTCGCGCACCGGTGAGTGGCGCAGCCACGGCTCGAGCGAGCTGTCCAACGACTTTGCGCTGGACGCGCTGTATGAGCGGCGCCACTATGTGCAGGGCTGCTTCTGCTGGCTGTTGGAGTGGATGGAGAAGCTGCTCATGCTCGACGCTGGTGCGATGGAGTTCTCCATCGTGGACCTCCCGCCCGGCAACGACGAGCGGCGGTTCGCCATTTTGGAGGCAGGGCAAGGCAGGATTGGGCTGCTAAATATTGGGAGGAACACATTGGACTTGTACTATAAGGCCTGGCCAGGCAAACGCAATGGAGAGTGGCAACACGAAACGAAAGAGCACCCACTGCCTGACTATCACTGGCGCATCATAGGTTCTGATGAGGAGTACTTGCTCCTGAGAGGGATTTCACTTGATTGGCCCTGGTTCGGGAGCGCTTCATCGGAGAGTCCGGATATTGAGTATTTTGCACTGGAGCTCAAGGCATTGCAACTCGAGAGGATGTACGTGTCCAAGCACAAAATGTTGCATGCTCACCTGTATAGGGGCTACCCGCCGCAGATCTCGGCACCAACTCTATGAACTGGTAAACTTGCTACCATATCATCCTCTTGTTTTCAgcagttgggggggggggggggggggggggagtttccaTTGCTTTGAAAGCCATATTTGCTATTCCCTCTGTCCACAAAATTACATTGTATTAGACCATTAGCCATGGGCACAAACCACACAATAACTATTGGATATGCTAAAAGTCAATTATCATCATTCCTTTCTCTTGCTCCAAAGTTCCCCCGCATGTTTTCTTTCCAAGGAGGCAAGGTTCGCTTGTTCATGGGAGTTTTGGGCATAATAGGAAATGTGAAGAAGAAGTGCCTACAAAATTGTCAACTGAGCATTGAAGGACAAAAAAAATTTGAAGTGACCTACATTTGTTTCCAAGGGAGTAATTAACTAGCTGTATGCacttgtcctttttcttttctttagttCCTACATGGGCATTTTCGTGGCTGCAACACACATATACATGCCAAAGATATATCAGGAAAAATGGTCCTGGTGCCATTTACATACTCTGTTTTTTAATATAGAGCAGTAGGAGCCTCTCCCGCTGCAACTTCTCAAAAAAGAAGGTTAATATTGTTTTTGCAAACATACAAGACTGTTGTTAATGATTCAGTACTGTATGCCATCCATGGTTGAGAATTGCTAATTTGCACTAGTGGTTTCAGGTTTACAACATTGCTATCACTTTTACATCGCTGCCATACAGCAGGTGACAACTATTATCTCATTAACTCTTTTAGTAAATTTGATATGGTAGATGAAAACAACTTGGTATTATTGCTTCACTTATCCGGTAGTGAGCAAATGGAGAGAGTTTTAATTGATTTTAAAGTAATGTTCAGGATAACGGTAACGGGTACCATCTCGGTCGGGTGCTGAATAGGGATTAATCGGCGAATCGGCCATTTAACTGAATTTATTGgcaggttaactagggccataccAAACATACAGCTAAATATTTGTGTTAGCCATATTCTGCTTGTCCCTCTACTAtcctttttctcttttctttctcCATAAGTCACGTTTGGGCTGTCCTCGCCGCTGCAAAGCTGAAGCCCATTCAGCCCACTAGGGTTCCAGCGGTGGGTGTGTAAAAGACCCCCCCTGTGCAGCCACTCTCCTTGTCTCTTCCTTCTTCCCCTTCTCCAGCCGCCACCTTCTTCCTCTCTTCTCTTTCCCTTCCCAGAGCACGCCCCCAGCTCCTGCTTTCTCTCATCCTCTGTGTCACACCGAGcgcctgtcatctctctgcttgtcTCCACTCTGAGGGAGCTGCACCGCCGTGGGAACTGACCGGCGGCTGCTTGAATCGTGAGTGGGAGCCTGAACCCCCCCAAAACTGGAGATGTGCACGGGCTGGGAAATTTTGGGCTTTGGCAGCCCAAAACTGCAGCCAGTTAATCTCTGCTCACCCAAAAATTTGGTCTGACAACCGATTTTTTGGCCTGTCAGACTGATTACCTACCTGGGCGATTTTCTCAGCTGAATAGGTTTTTCGCATCGGCCACCCTCCGAGACATGATTAACTGGCCAGTTAACTGTTATCTCGGCCGATATTTGGAACACTGTTTTAAAGCATATTTGATATTCCTTCCGTCCACAAAAGTACATTGTATTTGACTATCAGCAATGGGCCCAGTAAAATGAATAGGCTAAATTATCATCATTCCTTTCTATTGCTCCTGAGTGCCCCTGCATGTTTTCTTTCCAAAGAGGCAACTCTGCTGATGGGAGTAATAGTTTGGGGGCATAATAGGAAATGTGGATTAAAATGTCTACAAAATTGTGAATAGAGCATAGTGAAGGACAAAAAATGGCCAAGTGACCTACATTTGTTTGGAAGGGAGTAACTGATTAGCTGTACACACTTCTCTTTAGCTCCTACATGAGCATTTTCGTGGCTGTGACACTTCTCCATGCCAAAGATATAGCAGGAAAAATGGTTCTGGTGCCATGTGCATGCCTTTTTTTTTAATATAGAACAGTGGGAGCCTTTCCTGCTGTAAGTTATCAAAAAAGAAAGTTGATATTGTTTTTTGGAAAGATACATGTGGCAACTTGATAATCTGCCCTAAATCCGAGATTCTGTTCCTGTAATGCTTTTGATGAGCATTTTTGCCATTTCCTGTTGTGAATTTGTTTTCTTTTGCCAAAAACTAGGGCAATGGTCTCAGGTTGGAAATTGAGTGGTGGCGTGTTGTCTATTGCAGGTTACATATCCTTCGCCCTTGAATGTGGAGAAGTGGCTACAAAACTGTGAGCAGAGCACATTGAAGGACACAAAGTTCGAGCACATTGAAGGTTACATATCCTTTGTCCTGTGTATTGCCGCTGGAGAAGTGGTGAATGAGTTGGTGTGGTTGTCTGACGGCAAGAAGCGTGTCAGTGGAGGCCGGAAGTTTGCCGCTGGCGGCAGATGGTGGAAGTCAGGATGGCCGCTGCGAAGGGATGCCCAACCTTATGTGCCAGTTGGGCGTTATCGGGCGCCAGCGATCTTTCTTGAGCTGCGTCTTGACCCACAGTTTGTCTACATCGACTTACGTTGGCTGTTTTCTGGCTTAGGTCATTCTATATATTCTTGCCATCCCAAAGCATGTTTTGGAGAGTCCGCTTTGGCGCCGAAGTTTGTAGCAATTTGCAGGATACTAGATCCAACTTGACAAATGTGGCAACCCTGGTTTTTCTCCCCACTGCTGGCAGCATGTGAGACCAGCTCAGCTGATGAGCTAACATTGAGAGAGTTTATGGCCAGTTCAGTGGGTGGTGGCTCTGGTTTCTTTCTGACCTGGTGCAGTGGAGGCTGTTTATTCATGGCCAGAGTCCCAACTCCACCAAGTCACGGAGATGACCTTTTGGTAGCCAGCGTGTATGCATGTATTAGAGTATGTATTATGTATGTAACCTGGATGGCCTATGGCCTCGTTGTatctttttgttgttgttgagaaACAACCTTGTTGTatctttttgttgttgttgagaaACAGCCTTGTTGTATCTTGGTGTGTTAATGTAGTTTAGCGACAATCTATCTTAGTTTGGATTTGGATGCCCATATAAataataggatgacgataactgccacacgtgaGGGTTTAGGCCATCTTTTGTGTGGTGTCTAAGAGGACGAGCCCACACGCCTACGTGCGGGCAAAATAACTAGCGCCCACACgcttctttttttttcttgcgGTCCCTCTCTCACACGCCTACGTGTGGGCAAAATGCATAATGCCCACACGACCTCTCTTAGCCACCTACCTCACGGTCTCGCACGCCCCACGTGACAGTCACCATGCGTCCTCGCAGTTGCCAtggtccggatcctcttcaatgTCCgttcaactgcagttgccatgtcggacaactacaaTTGCCatagttgctcaactgcagttgccatctcaggTCAAGTGCCGGATGCCATTTTGGACAATTGCAACTGTTGCCATGTATGGTTCTGGTTTACTatagttgccatgatttgaaaactttaGAGGTTGTCACCTACTAACACTAagcagttgccatgtatggtctggtttactacagttgccatgatttgaaaaccTGGAGTTacctactaacactaggcagttgccgtGTAGCGCTACAAAGAGACATGGCAAAacaacatgttcgggtaaaagagagagttgccatctgcttacaagcacactagggTAGTTGCCGTGTAccctgcaaaacacatggcagctgacatgttcgggtaaaaaaaaagagttgtcatctgcttacaagcacgcTAGGGCCATGTACACTGCAAAACGCATGGCAACTGGCAGCTTGGGTATGGAGAGaggagacgggcgtgtgggcgagatggcaaatgcccacacaccagcccttgTGCGTGAGTGAAAACTGGCGTATGGGCGAActgctaaacgcccacacaccgaCCCCTCTGTGTGGTGAAACGAACGTGTGGGCGACCGGgtgaatgcccacacaccagcccagtCCTACGTGGCAGCACAAACATGCCAAGATTCGTGCACCCACAAACGGACGCGGATCCATGCGTGTGGGCGAGATGCAAACGCCCACACatgtgggcgttagtgttttTGAAATAATAATGTATTTACCACCTGTCCATCCATACAAGGGATTATTTGATTGAGCATCCTATAAAAAGAAAATCTCAAATAataagtgccacacgtgtgaCTCGAAGCACTCCGGCCTTGACGTTTTTTTACAACTGAAGTTGCCATCCGAAAAGAAAAACAAACCTAAAAAAACTAAAACTTGCCATCCGAAAAGAAGTTGACATCCTTGCGTCAATAGACTTGTCATAAAAAcattaccgaaaaaggctttcgccccgcttaaTAAATAAAGCAAACCGCCAAGAGCACGCATACATGGACTAGTTCAGAACACACACACCCAGGTCACACAACAAGGAGTACAAAGGTTCTGCTGAGGGCACAGCTCAACAAGCCCCAAAAAAAAACAAAGAGGCGGCCGCAGCCGGTGACGACGAACACGCCCGGCGTCTAATCAGGCTCTGGGGGTGGCGGAGGGAGCGGCGGCGATAGGCGGACGGCCATCGAGCGGAGGTCGGCGATGAAGGTGGAGATGGCGTCCCGGTCCTGAGGATGGCTAAGCGGCCGCCAGAGCTGCAAGAAACCAGACAATTTGAATAGAGCGTCAGTAGCCCGTCGGAGAGGGACGTGCTGAATCACAAGCTTATTGCGGATCGTCCAGAGGGTCCACGCGAGTGCCCCAATCTCGAGCCACCTAATGTGGCGAGAGGGCAGGGGGGAGTTCTGTAGTTCGGTGAAGAGGTCGGGGAAGTTGGTGTGGCACCAATCACCACCCACCACCTCTCTAAAGCAGCTCCAAACGAATTGAGCGGACACACAGGAGAAGAAGATGTGATTGGAATCTTCGGGGGTACCACACAGCGGGCAGAGGCCAGACCCAGGGCTGTTGCGCTTGCGAACCTCCACCCCAGACGGGAGCCGTCCGCGGATCCATTGCCACATGAATATCTGGATTTTCAGTGGCAAGCGGATGGACCACACCGCCAAAGGGGGGGGCGGGGCGAGGGGGCGATGGCCAGATAGAGGGACTTGGTGGAGAATTGGCCGAAGGCTCAAGGCGCCACCGGACCTCATCCGGGCCAGCATCCACAACCGGCTCGTGGAGGGCGATGCAGTCAAGcagtgtcaggaccccgattccaagtcacatcgatctagccggtaacgcctcatatcactttgcggcctcacgcccggtattcccacgggtgtcgccttaccatggcccgggaccgtttgcgccttttggctcacgtatatgatagtgtcgctagcatccatatgacagagaacccgggccgacatgactagtcgtgaacccaaagtggcactaacttacggggacaggcatacatgaatcaacatcgagcatgtcggtcagcagcgtgcgaatccgggctgtagcactgggctaacaggactccggtgaaccgggctgtagcaggctaggcaggactccggatgtcaccgcgtgacatttccccaaagggacagacacaggaacgaagtgaatcacatgcgggccagtcaagtgtttcggagcagtagtgctgggctagcaggactccggtgaaccgggctgtagcggactactatggctcatggaagcacaagactacatttccccataagagaggctaccaaggataaacaactaggttgtcggatcccacacataccaagcatttcaatcatacacacaatatggtcgatatgtgtaaatacaacatggcatcacaacaagactctacgactcaagtatttattcattaggctccgaggagcgagatattacaaacatgggtctcatgacccaacattcagagcatacaagtcaaagcacatgcggaagcttaacatgtctgagtacagacatctacaaatgaaaaaggctgagaagcctgactatctaccagatcctgccgagggcacaagatcgtagctgaggtaacaagctaaacgtcgaagtccacgtggaactactagcgagactggcgtctctctgcaaaacataaaataggcaaacgtgagtacaaatgtacccagcaagacttacatcagaactagctacatatgcatcagtatcaacaaagggagtggtggagtttaacagcaagccagctttgacccggtggctatcctgaactacgactgtaagtaactcttttgaggtggcgcacacgagtccacatattcaccatatcaatacaccactatggatccgctcccgtcactctacgagaaggccatccatagcactcacgcttatcttgcgcattttagagtatccactttcacttgtctatgaactgttataggcaacccagaagtcctttaccgcgaacacggctattcgaatagatgatgttaaccctgcaggggtgtacttcttcacacacgctctcgccacttaccgccatgtacttcaagcggaagcctggcgagggtgtcggccacggcctacctaaacactcaagtctctagtccaggtttatcgcctattcaggttccatccgcagggagtccggccgaagtttccacatacggccccgaacgatgttaGCAGGGTTCCGGAGACACCAAAtaggcgcccggtacaccgtgccacgtgcctaccgcatcacagcccaccccgcgggtcagtgctgcgcatggcctccagcgtactacaaacaccagaaactacttgcaactcctggacagaggacaagggtggttaagaagccgagagagtcaattaaggatcccaatgtgtggtagtagctgttcatggatcacaaacacagaactcagttcctgaggacggtttcaatgagacaacccaccatgtactcctacatggcctctcaccgctacctttaccaaatcgtgttcacacacttagctcacacacagtaggacatgttcatcaccattccaattcattcccgatgaatcagacctggcacaactctaagcaatagcaggcacgacaaacaagcatgaatgagtaggcacatcagggctcaaacaactcctactcatgctagtgggtttcatctatttactgtggcaatgacaggtcatgcagaggataaggggttcaactaccgcagcaagtaacagatgaatcgttgttgtcctaatgcagtaaaagagagcaggagcgagagagagggattatattggaatgaacaaggggtttttgcttgcctgtcacttctgaagataatatagttctccatcggtgtcatcgatcacatcgtcgaagcaacgtctagTGAGAGGGGACATTTACCGGCAACACagagaaaacacaatcaatgcaatgcaacaatgtgatgcatgaatatgacatggcaaaatgagtgtgttgggctaatgcttctacaaccagggtggtttgagctcatttgaatcaaagattcaaatacaaactCAAGTTATGGGTTTATAAAGTGCATTAACATGTTTTGAGCTAAAAAGCAAGGTTAGGTTGCTtgaacatgcatgaaaccagcaCAAATGGATGGactggatttttctgatcatttttcatatataatttatttcatttggagttacggtttaatttctatgaattttagaagttttgggcattttctggaatttctgaattattttaaatccaaaaaatgattaactgcgtcagcattgcatcatgctggcgtcagcaggtcaacagggctgccccgggtcaaacctgacgtgtggggtccacacgtcagtgtcacaGTGTTAAATAGAGGGGGTTATTTCTAATCTAATTAATATTAGTGGCgctggggcccactgtcagcgtCAGGGATTAGTTAAATGGTGGTTAGCATTAAGCTAATCACCTGGTAGGTCGGGCCCGCATGTCAGGCCGGCGAGGTCATCGCCGGCGACCTCTGGACGCGGCGGTGTCCGCGATTCAGGCCACGGGGGCGGCGACTAAGGGCACCGGGGCGTAGCCCGGGCTCTCGCGCATCCAGGGGAGGCGACGGGAGGACgcggggtggccggagctcgccggagcggagctcggggtggccggagctcgccggagcggagctcggggcggcggccgAAACACGGCTCCGGGCGGGATGTGGCTGCAGGGCACGGCAGGGGCTGCGGAGGGCCTCTACGGCCTCCTGGCGTCACCAGGAGCACGGTGACGCGCGCGGGAGCGGCTGGCTCGGGCTCTGGTCACGGTGGCGCcatggacggcggcgaggtgctCGCAGGTTCGACAGGTAGCAGGCTACGGCGCGCAAGCAAAGGAACGGAGAGGGGGAAACGGACGGTGAGCTCACGTGGATCCCGTAGAGGTGGACGACGAGCTCGGGGAAGGCCGAACGGCGACGAATTTGACGGCGGCGATCTGCGGCACCGATGAGGAAGACGACGTCGAGGGCAGCTCTGCTGGGCGTCCTGGCTTGCGTGAGTCGTCAGAGAGGTCGAGGACGGCAGCGCGGAGCTAATGGGCTTGTCGGAGAGGCGAGGCAGTGGCGGTGGGCGCGGCAACGGCGTGCGGCGGCGAGGGCAGCGCTCGGGCGCGgtgagagagagcgagggagaggaggggaaAGAGCTCGAGAGGGCAAGAGGGGGATCCAGACGGCTCCAGGGGTCGCGTGGCAACTCCAGGGCATCGAGGGGGAAGCGgcaggaagcaggaggtggccggggcgcgtgggCGCGCACGGCGGCCACACGCCTCTCGTCCTGCTGGCGAGAGGTGGGAGATGACTGGCAGCGGCGCTGGGCTGGGACGGCCAGGTGGGATGCCTACTGGGCCGTCCAGGCGAGCTGGGTGGTGGGTTGTGGCCAGGTAAGTCCTTtcccttttattttctgttttgttttatttctgcAAGTTTGTGGCATTTCTAAAAATTCTTAGGCATTTTCAAAAATCACCAAACTGCACATGCCCACTGTTTAGAACATAAccaacatggaacatttcagtttaggattatttggacatttgaaatattttatagcatttaaatgcccaaatgcaaataggtaatgatttaattcagtgaccttatgtgtcctagaaaaatgtgaaccaattttggcagaggttctggaccaagacaaaaatgatggacattttagaagggcatttcaggttcattgaaaaagattttagtaaaccccagttgttttcagggggggtgctgggggttctgtcatccccatttcaactttctgtgaaaagtaaacatgatgcaacaccagatgctagcactaggcattactagaactagggatgtgacaagcAGCTCCTGCCAAGCGGCGGCCTCCGGAGGCCCAAATGGGCTCCGGAAAGCGAGgcgccctaagtcaataagggccCTCTCTACAGAGATTGTGGGGGCGAAAGCGACGGAGAAGAGGTCGGGGAAGCGAGCCGCGAAGGGGGAGTCACCCGCCCAGCGGTCAAACCAGAACAAAGTCGCCGCCCCCGATCCAACCAAGATAGACATTCCGATACGGAGGACGGGAAGCAGTTGGATGACCG
This sequence is a window from Aegilops tauschii subsp. strangulata cultivar AL8/78 chromosome 7, Aet v6.0, whole genome shotgun sequence. Protein-coding genes within it:
- the LOC109742544 gene encoding uncharacterized protein, with protein sequence MASPSPPPTPPTADEPPPPPTPDGDAPSPPTDAESPPPLPEADAPAAPPPDADADAPPLQQPHLPDGILEDIFLRLTTAADVARASAACASFRAITSALPFRRRFRALHRAPVLGFLREDFYAARPPHPSAPAARALARAADFAFSFLPDDAACWSPRDARDGRVLFSAVPSSHGRGSFADATSTTFVDLVVADPLSRRCVRVPPVPDDLAAPVLRWGMLDFEPFLAPASAEDLRDEGAPFRVIGKVLCEDRVAVFAFSSRTGEWRSHGSSELSNDFALDALYERRHYVQGCFCWLLEWMEKLLMLDAGAMEFSIVDLPPGNDERRFAILEAGQGRIGLLNIGRNTLDLYYKAWPGKRNGEWQHETKEHPLPDYHWRIIGSDEEYLLLRGISLDWPWFGSASSESPDIEYFALELKALQLERMYVSKHKMLHAHLYRGYPPQISAPTL